From Malaciobacter mytili LMG 24559:
AAAATGTTGATGCAAAAATTTATGGATTTGAAGTAAGTGGAGAATACCTAGCAAGTGAAGAACTTACTTTTGATTATGGTTTAGCTTATCAAAAAGGTAAAAAAGATAAAGCATTAAGCGGTCAAACAGATAAAGACTTAGCAGAAATCCCACCATTAAAAGCAAATCTTGGTGTAAATTATGAAAAAGGTATAAATAGAATTAGAGGTGAAGTTGTTGCTGCTAAGGCTTGGAGTAGTATAGATAGTGATAATGGTGAACAAGATATTGGTGGATATGCGGTTGCAAATTTAAAATATGAAAATAGATATATTAAAAATACTGTATTAACAATTGGAGTTGATAATATCTTTGATAAAACATATGCTACAAGTAATACTTATAAAGATTTAACATTAGTTACAGCAAATAGTGATGAGGTGATGTTATTAAATGAACCTGGAAGATATGTATATTTTAACTTAAAATATAGTTTTTAATAAACTAAAAGAGGAACTCCTCTTTTAGTCAAAATCCATAATTACTTGAGTTTGTCCTGTACTTCCAAACTCAATATCTATTAATCTTGCTAATTCTTTAAAATCAATTCCTTCAACAGTTTTTAGTGTTTTTAAAATCTGTTTTTTACCTGTTTGAAGCTCTTTTGACTTTATTCCATGGGAAATTGAAAGACTAGCTTCTATAAAAGCTGAAAGCTTATCACACTGCTTTAAAGCTTCCCCATCTATTGCATTATATTTATCAAGATTATATTTACTTACTTCTTCAACAATTTGTATTTTTTCATTATTATATACTTTATTTAAAAATTCATCTTTTTTATTATTATCATAAAGTCCAAGTAAATATGAAAACTCCTCTTTTATATCTTCTGGAATAAAAGGTAAAATTTCATCTTCAATTTTTATAATTTCATACTCTGCAATAATATCTGATAACTCATCAACACTATATTTTACAGGGGAGATTATATCTCTTGTTAAAGCTTCTGGCAAATCATGAAAAAGTGCTGTAAAAAAATTGTTTTGAAGTCTTTTTTCACAAGCATTTACTTCAATAGAATAAAAATATCCAAAAATTGCAACAGTTAGCATATGTCCTAATACAGAAGTTTCAGGAATTCTTGGTGTTTGAGCCCATCTTTTTTGAAATCTTAATCTTCCACTTAAATCAATAATTCTTGAAAGTTTTTTATTTAAAGCTATTTTTCTAACACCTATTAACTCATAATAGTCTTCTATTTCATCTTCAACACTTCTTTTAACATTTTCAATATCTGTTAAAAATTTTGAAGTTTGATAAACAATAGAAAATTCCCATTTAGTTGCTAAATATGAAGCAGCTTTTAGTATAAATCTCTCTTTTTTATACATAGATGTATCATTTAAATACTCTTCAAATTTTCTTAAAAACTTACCATTTTCTATTGGTTCAAGGGAGTCTTTTAATTTTTCAATAACCCAAGAGTTTATCTCTTTTGATTTTTTTTGAATAGCTTTTCTAAATACATCAGGCCTAATATCTGTTACAACTATTCTTCTTAAAAATTCAAAAATACCTGCTTCTATTAGGTGTGTATAGTTTATATCTTTTTCTAGTTTTGCTATAAAGTATGCAATTATAAATTTATGTGCTTGCTTATCTAGTTCTACTAGTTCTACCATTCGTGGATAATCATTCCATCTTTGAATAGATGCAGATGAAAAAATATAATCAATAATCTTTGGATTTATCATTATTTATCCTTTTTTTCTTCATCATTGGAAAAGAACATCATTTTTTTTCCTAGCATCATTAAAGATACAATTACAAACATCATTAAATATACTTGCCAGTCTTGCATTTTTTTCCTTTTTAGCAGTTTTTAAATTATCCCATAACATTGATAAATTGGTGCTTAGAACTAAATTTTTTAATTTTTGATGCAAAATGAAAAAATAGGAGTATAATTCCGCAAATTTTATTAAGGATAAAGAAAAAAATGTCAACATTGACAGTAAATAATTACACATTAAAACACTTTGATTTAAAAGCAAAAGAGGTAATGACACATTACTTAAAACAGATTAATGTAGATGTAAGTGATTATACTTTTGCAGGTAATTATATTTGGTTATCAACTGCAACTGGATTTTATACAATTGTAAATGATACTTTTTGTCTATTTATATTAAGTTCAGGAGAACTTTCTATGCTATTGCCTCCAATTGGAACAAAACAGAATACATATGAGGCAATATTAAAATGTTTTGAAATTATGAACTCACATAATAGTAATAGAAATTATTCTAAAATAGAGTATGTGCATGAAAATATACTTGAAGAGTTTGTTGATTATTTAGAAGAGGGTACTTTAATATATGAGATGTTAAAGGATTTTATTATTGAGAAAAAACTTGTAGATTATATTTATAAAGCTGAGGATTTAATAGAATTAAAAGGTGATTCATATAAATCAAAAAGAAATGAAATAAATAAGTTTAAAAAAATCTATCCAGATTTTAGAATAGAGATTTTAGATAAACAAAAACATTCAAGTGATGTTATGAACTTATTTAATAAATGGGTAAAAGATAGAACAACTTATATGCCAAAAGAAGAAGTTGAAATTTTCTTAGATGGTATTTATTTTGAAAGATTTGCCATTAAAAGATTAATAAATGACTATGAAAATTTAGATGTTATAGGTTTAGTTATTTATATAAATGATGAAATAAAAGGCTTTACAGTTGGTGAAAAAATAAATGAACAAACTGCAAGTGTAATTATAGAAAAAACAGATTTTGAGATTTTAGGATGTGCTCAATATATATTTAGAGAATTTACAAAAATTTTAAAAGATAAATATAATGTTGAATATATAAATGTTGGTGATGATATGGGATTTGAAAATCTTAAAAAAGTTAAAATGTCATATAGACCTTATAAATTAGTTCCAAAATATACAATTTATCAAAAATGATACAAGTAGCCACAATAAAAGATATTAAACCTCTTTTTAGCATAGAACAAGAGGTTTTTAAACAAGAGGTATTTGCTTTAAGTCTAAACTCTTTTCGATACCATTTAAAAAGAAATACTATTTTTAAATTGGAAATTGATAAAAAAATAGTTGGATATTGTTTATGGCTTAAAAGAAAAGAGTATTATAGACTTTATTCTTTTGCAATTTTGCAAGAGTTTCAAGGAAGAGGTTTTGCTTCGCAACTTTTAGAGTTTTCAATTAATAATTTAAATAAAAGTAAATTTGAATTGGAAGTTAGAGTATCTAATAAAAATGCTATAAAACTTTATGAAAAATTTGGATTTAAAATAGTTAAAACTTTAGAAAATTATTATGAAAATGAAGATGGTTATAAGATGGTAAGAGTATAGGAGTTTCCTATACTCTACAGCTTCCCATTTTACCTAAGGCATTTATTTTTTCTACTCTTCCTTCATGTCTTCCACCTTCAAAAGAGGCTTTGTCCCAAGTATCAATTATAGCTTCAATCATTCCATATCCACTAACTCTCTCACCTAGACAAATTACATTTGCATCATTATGTTCTCTTGCCATTTTAGCTGAATATTCATTGTGGCATAAAGCTGCTCTAATTCCATCAAATTTATTTGCAGCCATTGACATCCCAATACCTGAACCACAAATTAAAATACCTTTGCTTCCTTTATTTGCAAGAACCTCTGTACAAACTTTTGCTGCAAAATCTGGATAATCAACTCTATCTTTACTATTTGGACCTAAGTCAATTACTTCATGACCTTTTGCTTCAAATAGCTCTTTTACATATTTTTTAATATCTATACCTGCATGATCTGCTGCTATAAAATATTTCATTAATAAATCCCCTCTTTATGATTAATATCAATCTCTTTACCTATTAAATCTTCTTCAATAGACTCAACAGTGCTAAATACTCTGTCCCATCTAATTTTTTTATTTTCATCCCAAGAAAAGTAAATAAACCAAGGAGTACCTACTATATGTTTATATTCAACAGTTCCCCAAAATCTTGAGTCATTAGAGTGGTCTCTATTATCACCCATCATAAAATATTCACCCTCAGGAATTTTTATTGGTAACATATTAAATAGTTCACTAGGATATAATCCATTATTTATAACATTAGGGTCATTATGAATACCAGGGTGATTTTTTGCATAAGGGTTTATAACCCAAAGTTTATCATCAGATTCAATAATTTGCTCTTTTGAATAATTTTTTCTTACATATTCATTACCCTCTTTAGGGTGTAAAATAAGATTTTTATTTTGAATTAAAATTAAATCTCCACCAGTTGCTACTAATCTTTTTACATAATGAATTGAATCATCTTTTGGGTATCTAAATACTACAATATCCCCACGCTTTGGTTTTTCACCTTCTATTAGATGTCCATTATTATTAAAATCAGGTAAAATAGGTATTTCTAGCCAAGGAATTCTAGGAGTTGGGATTCCATATGAAAATTTTTTTACAAAAAGCATATCTCCAATTAGTAGAGTATTTTTCATACTTCCACTAGGAATAACAAAAGCTTGTGCAACAAAAAATATAATCCCTAATACAATAATAATTGTACCAGTCCAAGAACTAGCCCAATTGTATGCTTTTTTAATCATTTAGTTTACTTTCTTCTCTTAATTTTGCAGCTTTAATAGTATTTTTTAATAGCATTGCAATAGTCATTGGACCAACTCCACCTGGAACTGGAGTGATATATGAACACTTAGGTGCTACTTTTTCATAATCCACATCACCAACAAGTTTACCACTATCTAGCCTATTAATGCCTATATCTACTACAATAGCCCCATCTTTTACCATATCTTCAGTTATTAAATTTACTTTTCCTACACCAACACAAATAATATCAGCTTTTAAAGTATGCTCTTTTAAATTTTTAGTATAAATATGGCAAGTTGTAACTGTTGCATTTGCATTTAATAAAAGTGTACTCATAGGTTTTCCTAC
This genomic window contains:
- a CDS encoding HD domain-containing protein; protein product: MINPKIIDYIFSSASIQRWNDYPRMVELVELDKQAHKFIIAYFIAKLEKDINYTHLIEAGIFEFLRRIVVTDIRPDVFRKAIQKKSKEINSWVIEKLKDSLEPIENGKFLRKFEEYLNDTSMYKKERFILKAASYLATKWEFSIVYQTSKFLTDIENVKRSVEDEIEDYYELIGVRKIALNKKLSRIIDLSGRLRFQKRWAQTPRIPETSVLGHMLTVAIFGYFYSIEVNACEKRLQNNFFTALFHDLPEALTRDIISPVKYSVDELSDIIAEYEIIKIEDEILPFIPEDIKEEFSYLLGLYDNNKKDEFLNKVYNNEKIQIVEEVSKYNLDKYNAIDGEALKQCDKLSAFIEASLSISHGIKSKELQTGKKQILKTLKTVEGIDFKELARLIDIEFGSTGQTQVIMDFD
- a CDS encoding DUF2156 domain-containing protein — encoded protein: MSTLTVNNYTLKHFDLKAKEVMTHYLKQINVDVSDYTFAGNYIWLSTATGFYTIVNDTFCLFILSSGELSMLLPPIGTKQNTYEAILKCFEIMNSHNSNRNYSKIEYVHENILEEFVDYLEEGTLIYEMLKDFIIEKKLVDYIYKAEDLIELKGDSYKSKRNEINKFKKIYPDFRIEILDKQKHSSDVMNLFNKWVKDRTTYMPKEEVEIFLDGIYFERFAIKRLINDYENLDVIGLVIYINDEIKGFTVGEKINEQTASVIIEKTDFEILGCAQYIFREFTKILKDKYNVEYINVGDDMGFENLKKVKMSYRPYKLVPKYTIYQK
- a CDS encoding GNAT family N-acetyltransferase gives rise to the protein MIQVATIKDIKPLFSIEQEVFKQEVFALSLNSFRYHLKRNTIFKLEIDKKIVGYCLWLKRKEYYRLYSFAILQEFQGRGFASQLLEFSINNLNKSKFELEVRVSNKNAIKLYEKFGFKIVKTLENYYENEDGYKMVRV
- the rpiB gene encoding ribose 5-phosphate isomerase B, producing the protein MKYFIAADHAGIDIKKYVKELFEAKGHEVIDLGPNSKDRVDYPDFAAKVCTEVLANKGSKGILICGSGIGMSMAANKFDGIRAALCHNEYSAKMAREHNDANVICLGERVSGYGMIEAIIDTWDKASFEGGRHEGRVEKINALGKMGSCRV
- the lepB gene encoding signal peptidase I — translated: MIKKAYNWASSWTGTIIIVLGIIFFVAQAFVIPSGSMKNTLLIGDMLFVKKFSYGIPTPRIPWLEIPILPDFNNNGHLIEGEKPKRGDIVVFRYPKDDSIHYVKRLVATGGDLILIQNKNLILHPKEGNEYVRKNYSKEQIIESDDKLWVINPYAKNHPGIHNDPNVINNGLYPSELFNMLPIKIPEGEYFMMGDNRDHSNDSRFWGTVEYKHIVGTPWFIYFSWDENKKIRWDRVFSTVESIEEDLIGKEIDINHKEGIY